The proteins below are encoded in one region of Halalkalicoccus jeotgali B3:
- a CDS encoding carbohydrate ABC transporter permease → MKRVLTFLRRMRGKRRVRADGGATESRSTARRWLDSDIVQSAPFWGPPFLLMGFFVYAAIGWNFVLSLTDYSGFGGADYSNLNFENYRLMLEDPAMWEATRNTFVLLVVFTVTCLLVGLGLAILLDRQVRFGRGFRTIYLLPFALSFIVTAQFWRWMYNVNDGIVNQFVGIFGLGPYNWLGNPQIVLGAVIFALVWQFSGYTMVIYLAALRSIPTDQYEAARVDGAGTLRMYRRVIVPQLRPAMVSASVTLVLFALKAFDFLYAVFGGYRPRQGADILATKMVREAFGQSEWAYGSAIAIALFVLSLAVIAPYLYSQYTRGNL, encoded by the coding sequence ATGAAACGTGTTCTAACGTTTTTGCGGCGGATGCGCGGGAAGCGCCGCGTCCGGGCCGACGGCGGGGCCACGGAGAGTCGCTCGACGGCCAGGCGTTGGCTCGACAGCGACATCGTCCAGTCGGCGCCCTTCTGGGGCCCGCCGTTCCTGCTCATGGGCTTTTTCGTCTACGCGGCGATCGGCTGGAACTTCGTCCTCTCGCTGACGGACTACTCGGGCTTTGGCGGGGCCGACTACAGCAACCTGAACTTCGAGAACTACCGGCTGATGCTCGAGGACCCGGCGATGTGGGAGGCGACCCGGAACACCTTCGTCCTGCTCGTGGTCTTTACGGTCACGTGTCTGCTCGTCGGACTGGGACTCGCGATCTTGCTCGATCGACAGGTCCGCTTCGGGCGAGGGTTTCGGACGATCTACCTGCTGCCGTTCGCCCTGTCGTTCATCGTCACCGCGCAGTTCTGGCGGTGGATGTACAACGTCAACGACGGTATCGTCAACCAGTTCGTCGGGATCTTCGGGCTCGGGCCGTACAACTGGCTGGGGAACCCACAGATCGTCCTCGGGGCGGTGATCTTCGCGCTCGTCTGGCAGTTCAGCGGCTATACGATGGTGATCTACCTGGCCGCGTTGCGCTCGATCCCGACCGACCAGTACGAGGCCGCCCGAGTCGACGGTGCCGGCACCCTCCGGATGTATCGACGCGTGATCGTCCCGCAACTGCGCCCCGCGATGGTCAGCGCCTCGGTGACGCTGGTGCTGTTTGCGCTGAAGGCCTTCGACTTCCTGTATGCGGTCTTTGGAGGCTATCGCCCCAGACAGGGGGCCGACATCCTCGCGACCAAGATGGTCCGCGAGGCCTTCGGCCAATCGGAGTGGGCCTACGGCTCCGCGATCGCGATCGCGCTGTTCGTACTGTCGCTCGCGGTGATCGCGCCGTATCTCTACAGCCAGTACACACGAGGTAACCTATGA